From Mytilus edulis chromosome 8, xbMytEdul2.2, whole genome shotgun sequence, one genomic window encodes:
- the LOC139484682 gene encoding degenerin-like protein del-10, protein MTVNTPKEMSNFGNINYSNMDIYDNHISEKKEKKHQSWRDECYQFAQETTLHGLKYISLRDAFVFRRLFWFVLTCSCCGIMSYQIIDRIIYYYNSPITVNVKVNYNRSLVFPSVTICNQNAFRSTAAAENKWYRLIETMYNDSSKTFDSRDLVQFNASKLSISEMFKKTGHTKEDMIVGCSWAGVTCTHEDFEPILTDHGLCYTFKPKSRPEEFIISSTGADHGLKLFLNVEQYEYMPGPNDAAGIKLLTYDKSDIPRIKELGMSVPTGIHAFVGLKLIMINNLHVPYGECQETQLKYSRQYSVDACIIECLNQFTQKKCGCRNFFIPSTTESGEECTMEAFYSCYKNYYGIVHDTLQDQCHCPTACKYSVFDPIMSYASTSEYTAEKKLTSVSTSKLQEKILNSREISNRMEKRKYESFSSLVKNFERSFDNVIDMLQNILKRISVHLQLIDSRYSNDKEAWYRKSYLYRYQIYHVTKNFIRPRDAMEERTLSNLCVGFHEFVFMIETNLKHLSSDESLDKSTRESIYTRSLDFIRSQIETAERASANISQLYEAYQNGTPIFRYRFGKTARKHNDYITPKRLLVESLVHNTYARRYAPRVQTDIAAIKSKLNSYISLLDEVNVTGNLNLTTMASISLSYIDKCEDFYHSKSVFYAECIERPKTIIENRFEKFKKYITDYIETKEFIESNLNNLRDSIQNISMFEVIHINIFMNKLTQYLKVDSRIKKNTLADTVLSDYLLSQFSRCEAIFQEIRNRGQNIYDGWTVLVTRSTDMWTDIINDPDMIPYYHHRNYSPFLVNLTDFSSDIYQQISETRNQNDLRAIIGETDKKLGHHFEALKQHMVLFKSSIKIDQYFLRENFLQLDVFYRELSYEEIDQQEAYDIFGLLCDIGGSMGLFIGASVMTMFELVDFVMNISAERAIRSKRFRVNRQ, encoded by the exons ATGACAGTAAACACACCCAAGGAAATGTCCAACTTTGGAAATATTAACTATTCTAATATGGACATATATGATAACCATATCAGtgagaagaaagaaaagaaacatCAGAGCTGGAGGGACGAGTGCTATCAATTCGCCCAGGAAACTACACTTCACGGTCTTAAATATATATCTCTGAGGGATGCATTTGTTTTTCGAAG ACTATTTTGGTTCGTATTAACATGTTCCTGTTGTGGTATTATGTCATACCAGATAATAGACAGgataatatattattataattcacCAATTACTGTCAACGTCAAAGTCAACTATAATCGTTCACTGGTGTTCCCTTCTGTCACAATTTGCAATCAAAATGCTTTCAG GTCAACAGCTGCAGCTGAGAACAAGTGGTACAGACTGATAGAAACCATGTATAATGACTCTTCAAAAACATTTGATTCAAGAGATTTAGTACAGTTTAATGCCAGCAAACTAAGTATCAGcgaaatgtttaaaaaaactgGTCATACAAAAGAAGATATGATTGTTGG ATGTTCGTGGGCTGGTGTAACATGTACTCATGAAGATTTTGAACCAATCTTAACAGACCATGGACTGTGTTACACGTTTAAACCAAAGAGTAGACCAGAAGAGTTTATCATTAGCTCTACAG GAGCCGATCACGGTTTAAAACTGTTTTTGAATGTTGAACAATATGAATACATGCCTGGGCCAAATGATGCTGCGGGCATTAAACTACTGACATATGATAAGAGTGATATACCACGTATAAAGGAGCTGGGAATGTCTGTTCCAACAGGTATTCATGCTTTTGTCGGACTAAAACTAATAATG ATCAACAACTTACACGTACCGTATGGTGAGTGTCAGGAGACACAGTTGAAGTATAGTAGACAGTATTCTGTTGATGCCTGCATTATAGAATGTCTAAATCAGTTTACACAGAAGAAATGTGGATGCAGAAATTTTTTCATCCCTTCTACTACGG AGAGTGGGGAAGAATGTACGATGGAAGCGTTCTATTCATGTTACAAAAATTATTAcg GAATTGTGCATGACACACTACAAGATCAGTGTCACTGCCCAACAGCTTGTAAATACAGCGTGTTTGATCCTATCATGTCATATGCATCAACGTCAGAATACACAGCAGAGAAAAAACTTACTTCCGTTTCCACGTCAAAATTACAGGAGAAAATTCTTAATTCACGCGAGATTTCAAATCGTATGgagaaaagaaaatatgaatcATTTAGTAGCTTGGTCAAGAATTTTGAAAGGTCGTTTGACAATGTGATCGACATGTTGCAGAATATCCTAAAACGAATTTCAGTTCATTTACAGCTCATAGATTCAAGGTATTCAAATGACAAAGAAGCATGGTATAGAAAATCTTATCTTTACAGATACCAGATATATCACGTGACAAAAAACTTTATACGACCACGTGACGCGATGGAAGAAAGGACTCTTTCGAATTTATGTGTCGGTTTTCATGAATTTGTATTTATGATTGAAACAAATCTTAAGCACCTGTCTTCAGATGAGAGCCTTGATAAAAGTACCAGAGAGTCAATATATACAAGAAGCCTCGATTTTATTCGTAGTCAGATAGAAACTGCTGAACGCGCATCCGCAAATATTTCACAATTGTACGAGGCTTATCAAAACGGAACACCAATATTTAGATATAGATTTGGAAAAACAGCTCGAAAGCATAACGATTACATAACCCCCAAAAGACTTCTTGTCGAGTCGTTGGTCCATAACACCTATGCGCGGAGGTATGCTCCTCGTGTACAAACTGATATAGCAGCCATTAAAAGTAAACTAAACAGTTATATTTCACTGTTAGACGAGGTAAACGTCACTGGAAATTTAAATTTAACAACGATGGCATCCATATCTTTATCCTATATAGACAAATGTGAAGACTTCTACCATAGTAAGAGTGTATTTTATGCCGAATGTATTGAAAGACCAAAAACTATTATCGAAAACCggtttgaaaaatttaaaaaatatataactgatTACATAGAAACAAAGGAATTTATAGAAAGTAATCTGAACAATCTGAGAGATTCCATTCAAAATATATCGATGTTCGAGGTCAttcatattaatatatttatgaataagtTAACCCAGTATTTGAAAGTCGATTCGCGTATCAAGAAAAACACTTTAGCTGATACTGTTTTATCGGATTATCTATTAAGCCAGTTTTCACGATGTGAGGCGATATTCCAGGAAATCCGAAACAGAGGTCAGAATATTTATGATGGTTGGACTGTGTTGGTGACACGTTCTACAGACATGTGGACAGATATAATAAATGATCCAGACATGATTCCTTATTACCATCACAGAAATTACAGTCCCTTCCTGGTCAATCTGACAGACTTTAGTAGTGATATTTACCAACAAATATCAGAAACAAGAAATCAAAATGATTTGCGTGCAATTATCGGAGAAACTGATAAAAAATTGGGACACCATTTTGAAGCCTTGAAACAGCACATGGTTTTGTTTAAATCGAGCATTAAGATTGATCAGTATTTTTTAAG
- the LOC139486705 gene encoding allene oxide synthase-lipoxygenase protein-like: MASYKIAVKTGDKKGAGTDANVYIVLHGKGIQTNKYTLDTFFKNDFERGNIDNYSVDSEVNIPEVQRIELWRDAYGLFSNWYLDWIEVTNLTTNITSIFPAMKWIKENQRYFFNHIDTCLPQDDPFKEMRMLELQNIQRDYQIQVKVPGLPAQIKELPDDERFSFDYQFSMGLKGKIYKEESQRLVMASGVEWKDVEDVKSMYTPVFGIPQGSKTFNDDAYFGRQRLNGLNPSLLNLCTDIPESFGVTEIMVKPFLEGKTMKQAMDAKRLFIIDLAILEGCPTVGENIMTCPFALFYFNDVKCLMPIAIQLFQKKGPSNPVFLPSDPEYTWMLAKMWYSLADSTYHQALTHLNFTHLMMEGICVAAKRNLAPSHPILKLLNPHFIYLMAVNSLALGTLINPGGAIDKDSSAGVIGHFHIIKKSMAFWRLDLHGTLPEELKSRGNGNCMKMKASENSLTADYELQKWGAELVKSRDDGGVGILGVPNNGKFVATDQLVLTLTAIIYTCSVGHAAANFQQFDEYGAPFNYPYFLSGTPPKDKNPVTVETVLRSISNRIQFLQLMGSTKVLSEKGTQSLGDFEKQLIVDPPAIKFVEEFRQNLREIGKTIDERNKNRKYPYDELHPSAIPNAISI; encoded by the exons ATGGCTTCCTACAAGATAGCGGTGAAAACTGGGGACAAGAAGGGAGCTGGTACGGATGCTAATGTTTATATAGTACTTCACGGAAAAGGTATCCAGACAAACAAGTACACTCTTGATACATTCTTTAAAAATGATTTCGAAAGAGGTAATATTGATAACTATTCTGTCGATTCTGAGGTTAACATACCAGAAGTACAAAGAATCGAGCTGTGGCGAGACGCATATGGTTTGTTCAGCAACTGGTATTTAGATTGGATTGAAGTTACCAATTTGACAACCAACATCACATCAATATTCCCAGCAATGAAATGGATCAAAGAGAACCAGCGTTACTTCTTCAATCACATCGACACATGTTTACCACAAGACGATCCATTCAAAGAAATGAGAATGTTAGAGCTTCAGAACATACAGAGAGATTATCAGATTCAAGTTAAGGTACCTGGATTACCTGCTCAG ATAAAAGAATTACCAGACGATGAAAGATTCTCATTTGATTATCAA TTCAGCATGGGCCTGAAAGGCAAAATTTACAAAGAAGAAAGTCAGAGATTGGTGATGGCCAGCGGCGTCGAGTGGAAGGATGTCGAAGACGTGAAGTCTATGTATACTCCGGTGTTTGGAATCCCGCAG GGTTCTAAAACCTTCAACGATGATGCTTACTTTGGACGTCAGAGGTTGAACGGTTTAAATCCTTCATTATTGAATCTCTGTACCGACATTCCTGAAAG TTTTGGAGTGACTGAAATAATGGTCAAACCGTTCTTAGAAGGCAAGACAATGAAACAAGCCATGGACGCTAAAAGGCTGTTTATCATAGACTTGGCAATATTAGAAGGCTGTCCAACTGTAGGGGAAAACATT ATGACATGTCCATTTGCTCTATTTTATTTTAACGACGTCAAATGTCTTATGCCAATAGCCATACAGCTATTTCAGAAGAAAGGACCAAGTAATCCG GTTTTCTTGCCATCAGACCCAGAGTATACCTGGATGTTAGCAAAAATGTGGTACAGCTTGGCGGATTCTACATATCATCAAGCTCTTACTCATCTAA ATTTTACTCATTTAATGATGGAGGGAATATGTGTCGCAGCTAAAAGAAATCTAGCGCCATCTCATCCAATTCTGAAATTACTAAATCCACATTTCATATATCTCATGGCAGTAAAcag TTTGGCACTTGGCACGTTGATAAATCCTGGTGGAGCCATAGACAAAGACTCAAGTGCAGGTGTCATTGGCCACTTTCACATAATAAAAAAGAG cATGGCATTCTGGAGATTGGATTTACATGGAACTCTTCCAGAGGAATTAAAGAGCAGAGgg AATGGAAATTGCATGAAAATGAAAG CCTCAGAAAATTCATTGACTGCTGATTATGAACTACAAAAATGGGGAGCGGAACTTGTAAAGTCCAGAGATGATGGCGGGGTTGGAATATTG GGAGTCCCAAATAACGGTAAATTTGTAGCCACAGACCAGCTTGTTCTAACATTGACAGCCATTATCTACACGTGTAGTGTTGGTCATGCAGCAGCCAACTTCCAACAGTTCGATGAATATGGTGCTCCGTTTAATTATCCATACTTTCTGTCTGGAACACCGCCTAAAGATAAG AATCCAGTTACTGTAGAAACTGTCCTTAGGTCTATTTCAAACAGAATCCAGTTTCTACAGTTGATGGGATCCACAAAAGTTCTTAGTGAGAAAGGAACACAAAGTCTGGGTGATTTTGAGAAACAGTTGATAGTGGATCCACCTGCAATAAAATTTGTTGAAGA GTTTCGACAGAACTTACGGGAGATTGGTAAGACCATTGACgaaagaaacaaaaatagaaaataccCGTATGATGAGCTCCATCCATCGGCAATACCAAATGCAATAAGCATTTAG